The Chryseobacterium sp. 52 genome includes a region encoding these proteins:
- a CDS encoding Crp/Fnr family transcriptional regulator — translation MPSEFDPILHHFSQYINVSETLRKELLDRLSFHTFEKGQLLQDADTICTKSYFILKGLTRTYYLKDGTEISEYFSSENEWVNSPKSFIGRIKDIYYIDCLEKTETFCLKINDLGYLFDHFPEMERYARLSMGSVFGHLMERITSQRFTTAKEKYEHFITAYKGIYYRIPLGMTASYLGITQSTLSRLRAEK, via the coding sequence ATGCCCTCAGAATTTGACCCTATTTTACATCACTTCAGCCAGTACATCAATGTAAGTGAGACGTTAAGAAAAGAACTGCTGGACAGATTATCCTTTCATACTTTTGAGAAAGGACAACTCCTGCAGGATGCGGATACAATCTGTACCAAAAGCTATTTTATCCTAAAAGGGCTGACCAGAACCTATTACCTGAAAGACGGAACAGAGATCAGCGAATATTTCTCCAGCGAAAACGAATGGGTCAATTCCCCTAAAAGTTTCATAGGGCGCATAAAAGATATCTATTATATCGACTGTCTCGAGAAAACAGAAACTTTCTGCCTCAAAATAAACGATCTCGGTTACCTTTTTGATCATTTTCCCGAAATGGAACGCTACGCAAGGCTTTCCATGGGAAGTGTATTCGGACACCTTATGGAACGTATTACTTCCCAGAGATTTACCACTGCCAAAGAAAAATATGAACATTTTATAACCGCCTACAAAGGGATTTATTATAGGATTCCATTAGGTATGACTGCATCTTATCTGGGAATTACACAATCTACACTCAGCAGATTGCGTGCAGAAAAGTAG
- a CDS encoding bifunctional transcriptional activator/DNA repair enzyme AdaA: MKLTEERMYQASLEKDSLFEGIYWMAVKTTGIFCRPTCTARKPKRENVEFFINTEKAIENGYRPCKICRPLEKLNETPQYIRDLLNELQQNESLKIKDRDLLKRNIEPVSIRRWFLKNHGMTFHAFQRQFRMNTAFKKIKNGENIMEVALESGYESLSGFNERFKDVIGSTPKNTRSQTIIDLKRIETPLGPMFACSCEEGICILEFTDRKNIDRQFARLSKAMNAEIIQGENKYFKQLEDELSEYFEGKRTHFDVPVYMTGTDFQKKVWQLLTEIPISETRTYKQQSEFLGNPKAVRAVGTANGINKIAIIIPCHRVIGSNGELVGYAGGIWRKQKLLELEGAILF, encoded by the coding sequence ATGAAACTTACAGAAGAAAGAATGTATCAGGCATCTTTAGAAAAAGATTCCTTATTTGAAGGTATTTATTGGATGGCTGTGAAAACTACCGGTATATTTTGCCGTCCAACCTGTACTGCCAGAAAGCCCAAAAGAGAAAATGTAGAATTCTTTATCAATACAGAAAAAGCGATAGAAAACGGCTACAGACCCTGTAAAATATGCAGACCGCTTGAAAAATTAAACGAGACGCCCCAATATATCCGGGACCTGTTGAATGAACTGCAGCAGAATGAATCATTAAAGATCAAAGACAGAGACCTTCTGAAAAGAAATATTGAACCGGTATCCATCAGGAGATGGTTTCTGAAAAACCACGGAATGACCTTTCATGCATTTCAAAGACAATTCAGAATGAATACAGCATTTAAAAAAATAAAAAATGGTGAAAATATCATGGAAGTCGCATTGGAATCAGGTTATGAAAGTTTAAGCGGTTTCAATGAACGCTTTAAAGATGTCATTGGGAGTACGCCCAAAAATACAAGGAGTCAGACGATTATTGATCTGAAAAGAATCGAGACGCCACTAGGCCCCATGTTTGCCTGTTCGTGTGAAGAAGGAATCTGCATACTTGAATTTACAGACCGGAAAAATATAGACCGGCAGTTTGCCCGTTTATCCAAAGCAATGAATGCAGAAATAATTCAGGGTGAAAATAAATATTTCAAACAGCTGGAAGACGAACTGAGTGAGTATTTTGAAGGAAAAAGAACACATTTTGACGTCCCGGTTTATATGACTGGAACAGATTTTCAAAAAAAGGTGTGGCAACTCTTAACAGAAATACCCATAAGTGAAACCCGTACCTACAAGCAGCAATCTGAATTTTTGGGTAATCCAAAAGCTGTACGCGCCGTAGGAACAGCGAATGGAATTAATAAAATTGCTATTATTATTCCATGCCATCGTGTGATAGGTTCAAATGGTGAACTGGTAGGGTATGCAGGAGGAATATGGAGGAAACAAAAGCTGCTGGAATTAGAAGGCGCAATTTTATTTTAA
- a CDS encoding acyl-CoA thioester hydrolase/BAAT C-terminal domain-containing protein: MKLLFKMVFLFAFVCTLAKAQDTIQSKNTDAVLYTPSKNIRGLVVGLGGSEGGNAWASKHWQTVRTQFLDKGYAFLAIAYFGSKNSPKMLDKIEIQEVYNVIKTAKKKIKTDKIAVIGGSRGADLALLLGSYYPDISCIIGLSASHAVFPGNTDHFSSSSWTFGGKELPFVPVNEAAVPFMIDGKIRKAFEAMLQDKISEQKALIKVENIKAPILLMSGKEDEICPSTEMSDAIILRLKENHFKYRYEHIKWEGGHSEPYKHFDKVFDFLQNNF, from the coding sequence ATGAAACTATTATTTAAAATGGTCTTTCTGTTTGCTTTTGTATGTACACTTGCTAAAGCTCAGGATACCATTCAGTCAAAAAATACAGACGCTGTTCTCTATACACCTTCCAAAAATATAAGAGGACTGGTGGTAGGACTCGGAGGGTCAGAAGGAGGAAACGCATGGGCATCTAAACATTGGCAAACCGTAAGAACCCAGTTTTTGGACAAAGGATACGCATTCCTTGCCATTGCTTATTTCGGTTCAAAGAACAGTCCGAAAATGCTTGATAAAATTGAAATTCAGGAGGTGTACAATGTGATAAAGACCGCAAAAAAGAAAATAAAAACAGATAAAATAGCCGTTATCGGAGGTTCCAGAGGAGCAGATCTGGCATTGTTACTGGGAAGCTATTACCCTGATATCTCATGTATTATCGGCCTGTCAGCCAGCCATGCCGTTTTTCCGGGAAATACAGATCATTTTTCATCATCAAGCTGGACTTTCGGCGGAAAAGAACTCCCTTTTGTTCCTGTGAATGAAGCTGCAGTCCCCTTTATGATCGATGGAAAAATAAGAAAAGCATTTGAAGCAATGCTGCAGGATAAAATATCTGAACAAAAGGCATTGATAAAAGTTGAGAATATCAAAGCTCCGATTTTGCTGATGTCCGGAAAAGAAGACGAAATCTGCCCTTCAACCGAAATGTCCGATGCCATAATTCTAAGGTTAAAAGAAAATCATTTTAAATACCGTTATGAGCATATAAAATGGGAAGGCGGGCATTCCGAACCCTATAAGCATTTTGATAAAGTTTTTGATTTCCTTCAGAATAATTTTTGA
- a CDS encoding cupin domain-containing protein encodes MKKYKIQQSPFVVPTTDGKLIEEHWGNSTGNSNVSIAHMVAPPDWSEPHQTPAFDEFTIIISGKKQFEIDSDIVILEKGQSILIEKGARVRYSNPFSESCEYIAICLPAFSMELVNREE; translated from the coding sequence ATGAAAAAATATAAAATCCAACAGTCACCATTTGTAGTCCCTACTACAGACGGAAAACTTATTGAGGAGCATTGGGGAAATTCTACAGGAAACTCAAATGTTTCTATTGCCCACATGGTAGCACCTCCCGATTGGAGCGAACCACATCAGACTCCGGCATTTGATGAATTTACTATCATTATTTCAGGAAAGAAACAGTTTGAAATAGACAGTGACATCGTAATATTGGAAAAAGGGCAAAGCATTCTTATTGAAAAAGGAGCCAGAGTTCGCTATAGCAACCCATTTTCAGAATCTTGTGAATATATTGCCATTTGTCTTCCTGCATTTTCCATGGAATTAGTGAATAGGGAAGAATAG
- a CDS encoding GNAT family N-acetyltransferase, which yields MTFSIQPVLENQEYQLIPLQQGDFESLYEVASDPRVWEQHPNQDRYKREVFENFFKGAMESEGAFKIIEKSSGDVLGSTRFYNFDENESRIFIGYTFYGTKSWGKGINPKVKKMMLDYIFQFVDKVHFHIGKENFRSQTALERIGGKKIAEEEVAYFAEPTRTNFVYEITKESSHEKI from the coding sequence ATGACATTTTCAATACAACCTGTTTTAGAAAATCAGGAATATCAATTAATCCCCTTACAACAAGGGGATTTTGAGTCTCTGTATGAAGTAGCTTCTGATCCCAGAGTCTGGGAACAGCATCCTAACCAGGACCGTTACAAAAGAGAAGTTTTTGAAAACTTTTTTAAAGGAGCAATGGAAAGTGAGGGAGCCTTTAAAATCATTGAGAAATCCTCAGGTGACGTTTTGGGCAGTACCCGTTTTTATAATTTTGATGAAAATGAAAGCCGTATTTTCATTGGCTACACCTTCTACGGAACAAAATCATGGGGAAAAGGGATTAATCCGAAAGTAAAGAAGATGATGCTGGATTATATCTTCCAGTTTGTAGATAAAGTACATTTTCACATCGGAAAAGAAAACTTCCGTTCACAGACAGCTTTAGAAAGAATTGGCGGAAAGAAGATTGCAGAAGAGGAAGTAGCTTACTTCGCAGAACCTACAAGAACCAATTTTGTGTACGAAATAACAAAAGAAAGCAGCCATGAAAAAATATAA
- a CDS encoding DUF2911 domain-containing protein: MKKLLAVLCISVSALSFAQDYSVPAASPRQKVEQQFSMSKVSIDYGRPGVKGRKIFGELVPYGQVWRAGANSSTKITFGQSINFGGKVVPAGTYGLFIVPTEKEWKVILNKDFQQWGAYTYDPKQDVVDVTVPVNKLADKQEWFEITLNPTDENSGNLVIKWDTAQAEVALKPAKPDAVIKISDKLKEIKKIESDAAKSKS, encoded by the coding sequence GTGAAAAAATTATTAGCAGTACTTTGCATATCAGTTTCAGCATTAAGCTTTGCACAGGACTATTCTGTGCCGGCAGCAAGTCCGCGTCAGAAAGTAGAACAGCAGTTTTCAATGTCTAAAGTAAGCATTGATTATGGAAGACCAGGCGTAAAAGGACGTAAAATATTCGGAGAACTGGTTCCTTACGGACAGGTTTGGAGAGCAGGAGCGAACTCATCTACTAAAATTACATTCGGACAATCTATAAATTTCGGAGGAAAAGTAGTTCCGGCAGGAACTTACGGCTTATTCATTGTTCCTACAGAAAAAGAATGGAAGGTTATTCTGAATAAAGATTTCCAGCAATGGGGTGCTTATACTTACGATCCGAAACAGGATGTTGTAGATGTAACAGTACCGGTGAATAAACTGGCTGACAAGCAGGAGTGGTTTGAAATCACTCTGAATCCTACGGATGAAAACTCAGGAAATTTAGTAATCAAGTGGGATACTGCTCAGGCAGAAGTGGCTTTGAAACCAGCAAAACCTGATGCTGTAATCAAGATTTCAGATAAACTGAAAGAAATTAAAAAAATTGAATCTGACGCTGCAAAATCAAAGAGTTAA
- a CDS encoding isocitrate lyase/phosphoenolpyruvate mutase family protein: protein MTAIQQFRELHEQDEPLLIGNVWNVQSAKAYEKLGYQAVATSSSAVAFSLGYEDGENMSFDEYFYIIERILKSITIPLSVDLEGGYGKTAEEIVLNISRLAQAGVVGINIEDSVIIDGTRKLLSTNDFHEKLNAVILKLKEQNIEIFVNVRIDPFLLGVDNVLEETLQRMKIIEEAGADGIFVPCITEISNIEYVINTATIPFSVMCMPELPDFKTLKSLGVKRISSGNFLNGYIYGQLEAALEKIGEAGSFSPIFQGQ from the coding sequence ATGACAGCAATTCAACAATTCAGAGAACTGCATGAGCAGGATGAGCCATTACTGATAGGAAACGTTTGGAATGTACAAAGTGCCAAGGCATATGAAAAACTAGGCTATCAGGCAGTCGCCACTTCAAGCTCGGCTGTAGCATTTAGTCTGGGATACGAAGACGGTGAAAATATGAGCTTTGATGAATACTTTTATATAATCGAAAGAATTTTGAAATCCATAACAATTCCGCTGTCCGTGGATTTGGAAGGAGGTTATGGGAAAACTGCTGAAGAGATTGTTTTAAACATTTCCAGATTGGCGCAGGCTGGTGTCGTTGGAATCAATATCGAAGACAGTGTCATTATTGATGGAACCAGAAAACTATTGAGTACAAATGATTTTCACGAAAAATTAAATGCAGTTATTCTGAAACTTAAAGAGCAGAATATTGAAATTTTTGTCAATGTCAGAATAGACCCATTCCTTTTGGGTGTAGATAATGTTTTAGAAGAAACCCTTCAGCGAATGAAAATCATTGAGGAAGCAGGAGCAGACGGAATTTTTGTTCCCTGTATAACTGAAATAAGCAACATTGAATACGTTATTAATACGGCAACAATTCCTTTTAGTGTCATGTGTATGCCTGAGCTTCCGGATTTTAAAACCCTTAAAAGCTTGGGTGTTAAGAGAATTTCATCAGGAAATTTTTTAAATGGCTACATTTATGGACAATTGGAAGCTGCATTAGAAAAAATCGGTGAGGCCGGAAGTTTTTCTCCAATTTTTCAGGGACAATGA
- a CDS encoding HAD family hydrolase — protein sequence MEIKNIIFDFGGVLMDWDPRYFFKDYFNDDEKMEYFLEHIAQSEWNEQQDRGRSLAEGTDIQVNKFPEWEKEIRAYYDNWTVMLKSDIPQNVEILRRLKNTDYQLFGLTNWSEETFPYALENYDFFQIFGGKIVVSGTEKLIKPDPKIWHVLLDRYNINAAESVFIDDNPKNIEMAHSLGFTTIKINPGTNLEQELTNLGIKL from the coding sequence ATGGAAATTAAAAATATCATCTTCGATTTCGGCGGCGTTCTGATGGACTGGGACCCCAGATATTTTTTCAAAGATTATTTCAATGATGATGAAAAAATGGAATACTTTCTGGAACATATTGCCCAATCGGAATGGAATGAGCAACAGGACAGAGGAAGAAGCCTTGCAGAAGGAACAGATATCCAGGTGAATAAATTTCCGGAATGGGAAAAGGAAATCAGAGCTTATTATGATAACTGGACCGTGATGCTGAAAAGCGATATCCCACAGAATGTGGAGATTTTAAGACGTTTAAAAAATACGGATTATCAACTGTTCGGACTGACAAACTGGTCTGAGGAAACGTTTCCTTACGCTTTGGAAAATTATGATTTCTTCCAGATCTTCGGAGGAAAAATTGTTGTTTCAGGAACAGAAAAACTAATTAAGCCTGATCCAAAAATATGGCATGTTTTATTGGACAGATATAATATCAATGCTGCTGAATCTGTTTTCATTGATGATAATCCTAAAAACATTGAAATGGCTCACTCATTAGGGTTTACAACGATTAAAATAAATCCCGGCACCAATCTGGAACAGGAACTTACCAATTTAGGGATCAAACTCTAA
- a CDS encoding M12 family metallopeptidase: MKTITTFGLLAVSLLTFFLSCNKSASDMQKSKTEPDSNMKIATLSNDSLRKIKVCTALVSESHAPDSGKEAFGNSDLFWPEDKRTLYVNFLDGDPIVQQKVMNVAKQWENYCGLKFIFSNSPNPDITISFNEIGSWSYIGKDSKGKIPSMNYGWLNADTPQSEYDRVVLHEFGHAIGLYHEHQNNNSNPIIWNEPVVYQYYMGPPNNWSKEEVDYNLFKRYSSSEYNGTEFDPFSIMQYSLPAEFTKNGYHLSSVYKLSETDKKFIASIYPK; this comes from the coding sequence ATGAAAACTATTACAACATTTGGATTACTTGCAGTGTCTCTGTTGACCTTTTTTCTGTCCTGTAATAAATCAGCAAGTGATATGCAGAAATCAAAAACAGAGCCTGACTCAAATATGAAAATTGCAACTTTGTCAAATGATTCCCTGAGAAAAATAAAAGTTTGTACAGCTTTAGTAAGCGAATCACATGCTCCTGATTCAGGGAAGGAGGCTTTTGGTAACTCTGACTTATTCTGGCCTGAAGACAAAAGAACTCTCTACGTCAATTTTCTCGATGGAGATCCAATCGTTCAACAAAAAGTTATGAATGTAGCAAAACAATGGGAAAATTATTGTGGTCTTAAATTTATATTTTCAAATAGCCCTAATCCTGATATTACCATTTCTTTTAATGAGATAGGCTCATGGTCTTATATAGGAAAAGATTCCAAGGGTAAAATACCGTCCATGAATTACGGCTGGCTTAATGCTGATACACCACAATCTGAATATGACAGAGTGGTACTGCATGAGTTTGGACACGCGATTGGATTGTATCATGAGCATCAAAATAATAATAGCAATCCAATTATTTGGAATGAACCTGTTGTTTATCAGTATTATATGGGGCCTCCGAATAATTGGAGCAAAGAAGAAGTAGATTATAATCTTTTTAAGAGGTACAGCTCAAGTGAATATAATGGAACCGAATTCGACCCGTTTTCAATAATGCAATATTCACTACCAGCTGAATTCACGAAAAATGGATACCATTTGAGTTCTGTTTATAAGTTATCAGAAACTGATAAAAAGTTTATTGCAAGTATATATCCAAAGTAA
- a CDS encoding dienelactone hydrolase family protein, whose protein sequence is MIRHILLTACIMSTGALFSQNLKTVSYQDGSQKLNGLVTSNAGKKLPGVLILPAWKGIDDEAKTAAAELEKQGYIAFIADIYGEGNIPTDNASAGKTAGYYKQNYDAYQKRILLALEQLKKNGAVSNKIAVIGYCFGGTGALESARGSLPVVGAVSIHGSIGKDQTRKNGPISTKILVENPADDKGVTPEDYNNLIKEMNEGNADWQIITYAHSKHTFTDPKSPDYNELMAKRAWNHTLMFLKEILK, encoded by the coding sequence ATGATACGTCACATTTTATTAACAGCCTGTATAATGAGCACAGGAGCTTTATTCAGCCAAAATCTTAAAACAGTTTCTTATCAGGACGGTTCACAAAAGCTAAACGGCTTAGTGACCTCCAATGCAGGGAAAAAGCTTCCGGGCGTCCTTATTCTTCCAGCCTGGAAAGGAATTGATGATGAAGCTAAAACTGCCGCTGCTGAACTTGAAAAACAAGGATACATTGCCTTTATTGCTGATATTTATGGTGAGGGAAATATCCCTACTGATAATGCTTCTGCCGGTAAAACTGCAGGATATTACAAACAGAATTATGATGCCTATCAGAAGCGAATTTTGTTGGCTTTAGAACAGTTGAAGAAAAACGGGGCTGTTTCTAATAAAATTGCCGTAATCGGATACTGTTTCGGGGGAACCGGTGCTTTAGAATCTGCAAGAGGAAGCCTTCCGGTTGTGGGAGCCGTCTCTATTCATGGAAGTATCGGAAAAGATCAAACCAGAAAAAACGGACCCATTAGTACGAAAATCCTGGTGGAAAATCCTGCTGATGACAAAGGGGTAACGCCTGAGGATTATAATAATTTAATCAAAGAAATGAATGAAGGAAATGCAGACTGGCAGATCATTACGTATGCCCATTCAAAACATACCTTTACGGATCCGAAATCACCGGACTACAATGAATTGATGGCCAAGAGAGCCTGGAATCATACACTGATGTTCCTGAAAGAGATTTTGAAATAA
- a CDS encoding Crp/Fnr family transcriptional regulator: MIQKLLDSGLHWEKKEFRRNEFLKISGTTDTDIYFVENGSVRIFMMDENEERIIRFGYTGNIIVSLDSFLSGKPSDFYIQAIKKTTVRTASKKDFYEFIQSGEENLKFWNRILEDLVLQQIEREKDLLINSPKERFERVLKRSPKLFQEVPNKYIANYLRMSPETLSRLKKS, encoded by the coding sequence ATGATTCAAAAACTGCTAGACAGTGGACTTCATTGGGAGAAAAAAGAATTCAGACGGAATGAGTTTCTGAAAATTTCGGGAACCACCGATACGGATATTTATTTTGTAGAAAACGGAAGTGTCCGGATTTTTATGATGGATGAAAATGAAGAAAGAATTATCCGCTTCGGATATACGGGGAATATTATTGTTTCTCTGGATTCATTTCTATCCGGAAAGCCATCAGATTTTTATATTCAGGCGATCAAAAAAACAACGGTAAGAACAGCATCCAAAAAAGATTTCTATGAATTTATTCAGTCAGGTGAAGAAAATCTTAAATTTTGGAACCGTATTCTGGAAGATCTTGTACTCCAACAGATTGAAAGAGAAAAAGATTTGCTGATTAACTCACCCAAAGAACGCTTTGAAAGAGTATTGAAAAGAAGCCCGAAACTGTTTCAGGAAGTTCCCAATAAATATATTGCCAACTACCTCAGAATGTCTCCGGAAACATTATCAAGACTTAAAAAATCTTGA
- a CDS encoding type I restriction enzyme HsdR N-terminal domain-containing protein yields the protein MELPKLNFQETFDFKFKKDKDKFFIYDLVRKTYLLLTPEEWVRQHWIHYYLTVKAYSPSALITEKKILLNGLTKRIDLLITEKTEPVILIECKAPQIKLTEKTFEQTARYNSVIGAKEIILTNGLQHINAYYENGQYQFYKPE from the coding sequence ATGGAACTTCCAAAACTGAATTTTCAGGAAACTTTTGATTTTAAATTCAAGAAAGACAAAGATAAGTTTTTTATTTATGACTTAGTCCGCAAAACTTACCTTCTGCTTACTCCTGAAGAATGGGTCCGCCAGCACTGGATACACTATTATCTTACGGTAAAAGCCTATTCCCCATCGGCCCTGATCACTGAAAAAAAAATCCTTCTGAATGGTCTTACCAAAAGAATTGATCTCCTGATCACAGAGAAAACCGAACCTGTTATTCTAATTGAATGCAAGGCTCCTCAGATTAAACTCACAGAGAAAACATTTGAACAAACCGCAAGGTACAATTCCGTGATTGGAGCCAAGGAAATTATCCTTACCAATGGTCTCCAACACATCAATGCTTATTATGAAAACGGACAGTATCAGTTCTATAAACCGGAGTAA
- a CDS encoding methylated-DNA--[protein]-cysteine S-methyltransferase, whose protein sequence is MEIIYRTIIQTPLGEMAACAIDQGICLLEFTDRKNFEKQFTSLSKALKTEIEEGDHRHFRQLEEELKEYFEGARETFTVPLYIIGTEFQEKVWQLLREIPMGETRTYKQQSEFLGNPKAIRAVGTANGINKIAILIPCHRVIGSNGELVGYAGGIWRKQKLLELEKAILF, encoded by the coding sequence ATGGAAATCATATACCGTACAATAATACAGACTCCGCTGGGAGAAATGGCCGCCTGTGCTATCGATCAGGGGATATGTCTTCTTGAATTTACCGACCGGAAGAATTTTGAAAAACAATTTACCTCTCTGTCAAAAGCATTGAAAACCGAAATTGAAGAAGGAGATCACAGACATTTCAGACAGCTTGAAGAAGAACTAAAAGAATATTTTGAAGGCGCAAGAGAAACGTTTACTGTTCCTCTTTACATAATCGGAACTGAATTTCAGGAAAAAGTCTGGCAGTTACTCCGTGAAATCCCGATGGGAGAGACCAGAACCTATAAACAGCAGTCAGAATTTTTAGGAAATCCTAAAGCAATACGGGCCGTAGGAACTGCAAACGGGATCAATAAAATTGCTATTTTAATACCATGTCACCGCGTAATTGGTTCAAACGGAGAGCTGGTGGGCTATGCAGGAGGTATCTGGAGAAAGCAAAAATTATTGGAATTAGAGAAGGCTATTTTGTTTTGA
- a CDS encoding DinB family protein — protein MKISTSQLLDELKILTQQHIRCAENLLQETEEKLNFRASENSWSALECLEHLNRYGDFYIPEITLSISSSKTSPKYTFKPGILGNYFTKMMLPKEKLNKMKTVKSMNPIHSQLNKNTVNVFIKQQHQFLELLEKARKADLEKVKTGISISKLLKLRLGDTLRFVIYHNERHIKQAETVLTNF, from the coding sequence ATGAAAATTTCTACATCACAATTATTGGATGAACTGAAAATACTGACACAACAACATATCCGTTGCGCAGAAAACCTTTTGCAGGAAACAGAGGAAAAACTTAATTTCAGAGCCTCTGAGAACAGTTGGAGTGCCCTGGAATGCCTGGAACATCTCAACCGTTATGGAGACTTCTACATTCCTGAAATTACGCTCAGCATTTCTTCTTCCAAAACCTCTCCTAAGTATACTTTTAAACCGGGAATTCTTGGGAATTATTTTACCAAAATGATGCTTCCAAAGGAAAAACTGAACAAAATGAAGACCGTTAAAAGCATGAATCCCATTCATAGCCAGTTAAATAAAAATACAGTGAATGTGTTTATTAAACAACAACATCAGTTTCTGGAACTTCTTGAAAAAGCACGAAAAGCAGATCTGGAAAAAGTAAAGACAGGGATCAGTATTTCGAAATTACTCAAACTCAGGTTGGGAGATACTCTTCGCTTTGTTATTTATCATAATGAGAGACATATTAAGCAGGCAGAAACAGTTTTAACAAATTTTTGA
- a CDS encoding serine hydrolase domain-containing protein, with protein sequence MIHIKSNFLYSIACMVILFSCTSAKRIAVEPNAGVVPEKTDSLYTEIQKLGLEYTQKSNVPGVAVAVIKDGKVAWVQCIGYADVASKKPVTTQTIFNVGSVSKVVAAWGFMQLTEKRLIELDDPVNQYLTRWKLPQSSFDVSKVTLRRILSHTAGLSVHGYGGSEQGAKLLSLEESLSGKTKRNRESVSLILEPGMKWKYSGGGYTLAQLLLEERTKENFAEYMRKNVFRPLGLNHSNYDWTEEMKANSATAYDTLGKPIKNRIFTEQAAAGLQTTILDFARFAELSITADPKELNKVLKPETIRLMEQPVQPGSNEGESGLGYRFFNFENLQTVGHTGENDGWCASMFLHMPTKSGLVILCNGSNWKDDMRNPMYAAWAKSILKKLGK encoded by the coding sequence ATGATACATATTAAATCTAATTTTTTGTACAGTATTGCATGTATGGTAATTCTTTTTTCCTGTACTTCTGCAAAACGTATTGCGGTAGAGCCCAATGCTGGCGTTGTTCCTGAGAAAACAGATTCGCTCTATACAGAAATTCAAAAGCTTGGTTTAGAATATACCCAAAAAAGTAATGTTCCCGGTGTAGCTGTTGCGGTTATTAAAGATGGAAAAGTTGCATGGGTACAATGCATAGGATATGCTGATGTAGCAAGTAAAAAACCAGTAACAACCCAGACGATTTTTAACGTTGGCTCTGTTTCAAAGGTCGTTGCTGCGTGGGGATTTATGCAATTGACAGAAAAAAGATTGATTGAATTGGATGATCCTGTTAATCAGTATTTAACCCGCTGGAAATTACCACAATCTTCATTTGACGTTTCGAAAGTTACGCTTAGGCGAATTCTAAGCCATACAGCCGGACTTTCTGTACATGGATATGGAGGTTCTGAGCAGGGAGCTAAACTTTTATCACTGGAAGAATCTTTATCAGGAAAAACAAAAAGAAACAGGGAAAGTGTAAGTCTTATCTTGGAACCCGGAATGAAGTGGAAATATTCCGGGGGAGGTTATACCCTTGCACAGCTATTACTTGAAGAAAGAACCAAAGAAAACTTCGCTGAATACATGAGGAAAAATGTTTTTAGGCCTTTGGGATTAAATCACAGTAATTATGACTGGACAGAAGAGATGAAAGCCAATTCTGCCACAGCTTATGATACACTAGGAAAACCTATAAAAAATAGAATATTTACTGAACAGGCTGCTGCAGGATTGCAAACAACAATTTTAGATTTTGCCCGTTTTGCTGAACTATCCATCACAGCCGATCCAAAAGAATTAAATAAAGTTTTAAAACCTGAAACAATACGATTGATGGAGCAGCCTGTACAACCAGGTTCAAATGAAGGAGAAAGTGGCCTCGGGTATAGATTTTTCAATTTTGAAAATCTTCAAACTGTTGGCCATACAGGTGAGAACGATGGTTGGTGCGCTTCTATGTTTTTGCATATGCCAACTAAAAGCGGTTTAGTAATTCTTTGCAATGGCTCTAACTGGAAAGATGATATGAGAAATCCAATGTATGCTGCTTGGGCAAAATCAATTTTAAAAAAACTCGGAAAATGA